Genomic window (Diabrotica undecimpunctata isolate CICGRU chromosome 6, icDiaUnde3, whole genome shotgun sequence):
tcgcattcaaaacatactattggtctgataatagttttgtagaccctgattttctaTCTTAATGGTGTACTTTTGCAGCGAAACAAATGGGCGAGTAAAAAGTAAGCTGTgtttccatttactatttttgtttgaacttttggttcttttgttccatccgtgtttaatgtaactctcAGATATATAAAATCTGGTAGTTCCTTAATATGGTGGGCTATTCACAAGTTGGCCAAACAGTGTGATTACTATTAAATCTTTCGATTGTAGTGTGAACAGCATCTATACGCAAATACGCATGTATGTGTTTCCAGGAagcagaaaaattattttaaacttatggatgtttttaaaatttttaagaaaaattcttTCTGTTGTTTACTTCTTCTAAGCATTTATAAATGATAGTGGATATCTCGTTCGTACCACGGTTACCGTCTAATTCACCCCATAGATAGCAGTATGCATTTTTGATTCAGTTGTCATATTTTCTTTGAACAATGATTATTGTTATGAATAATATAAAAGCGCGGTATTACCATAAGAAGTATTTAACATTTTCTAGAGGTCAAAATTAGCAAAAACAAAACTGTCGTCTTCTTTGGCAAGTTTCTATTCTGAAACAAAAAGCATTTTGTACTATTCTTTCCATACTCACAAAGAGCACATTTATCTTTGTTTGGAAGATGAAAACATATATTAAGTAAGTCTGTCTTAAAAACTGTTATAAATACTTTCAGTGATactttagttttaattttatgatTATCAAATTGATCTTTAATGAGCATTCTGTAAAGATAAGATAAATTTCTGAGTTCGGTAGgtaaatattttttgtagtaCCTGACTACGATAATAATAAAAACAGCAGCAGTTTCTTTACaaatttgtagattttttttttcttcaatactTTGTTTCGGAAGCTTTTCGtttactattaatttttcttcCTTTATACACAAGAGCAATCAGTGTTTTTGTTTTTGGTAATTTGCAAATATCCAATAATAATCAAAGAGCTTATGCCGCTCTGACGCGGTAAATTTTCTTGTACACCTATTTTGACTACCTGTATTTTTGCAAGTCTCCTGTACTGATTTTGAACTCCATAATCGTTTTATAATCAGAGCTAGAGGAATAGTCAACTAACCAAAGTTTTTTTAGTGCATCggtaaatttaattttcaactaATAAAATTTCTTCGCGCTACTTTCAATATAAACCTTTATTTGTCAAAACGTTAACATTGCTTATTTGTTCACTAGCAGCCAAGACTATAGGTATAACAAAATAAACGTTTCTAATGAATTCTGTTGAGTTTTTCTTTGATGTCAGTTAAAGTCGAGCATGTTGCATAAGTACAAATTTTGATAtattgacttaaagaagaccTCAGactaagtacaaaataaacaattaatcgaatcctaacatgcgacatagcaaataaaagaagaggatataaccAATATActtagatagaaaaaacaaacaaagaggtAACCCAAAGGGCAATACATctcatcttcgttattaatgaacgtatagagACATACGACATATCATATGACACTATGGATAATAATGACATATTTGCTTCATATATAAAGCATAAGGTAAATATAAGGGGTCTGAAAAAGGCctctgagtacaaaataaacaacaagcCTAATACTAGCATATAGCACATCAAATTAAATGACGTGAGACGAATAGTACATATAATGTATATAGCGTACCACCATTATAAACATATACACAGGGTTTAGATTACTTGGTTTATATGCAAAAagtgtattattttaaaaattttaatgactgactgtagatgacaattgattggatcactagtcaatattaaaatataaaaaccaGTCAAAAAACTTACCACAACTATTGAACAAGAGGTTTTATCAAATCTGCCACTATCTTCGTTTTAAATTgttggaaaaaaataaaatttacactgCTTGCATGATTGGGGGAATGGAAAGATGCACCaataattataaaagaaaaagacATAAACAAAATCAAAGAAGTGCCCTCATTCCACTCAATGAAGagaaatgtgtagcaaacccatcatcagaatgtagcaggctttgtTTGGTTGCCCATACTGAAAGCAGAAACCAGtcacaagaatataccaacaattaAAAAACTCTAAGACACATCGTCTTCAATCATACACAATACATCCACAATACATTCACAACACAATCATACACAAGTTAGGTATGGCAAAAGTCCATCCTCATATCTTTTTAGAAATCgaaacattaaatttttgtagttaaaaatataattatctatacagacgatcaagtagttatggcacaagaccaagacgacctcagctacatgatgaagaaactacaagaagaatataccaaggctggcctagatattaaccttgcgaaaacagagtacctatctacaagtgaagaatacatagaagatctacagattgatgacaacgtaataatcaaaggaaaggataaattcaaatacttggggtttataatcacgaaaaaggcaacaacagaggaagaaattacacaaagattagaacaaacaagaacaacaatccgacaacttaactcagtatggtgggatagacacctaaatatgaagacaaaaacagatttataaaacattagtgcgaagtattatgacatatgaggctgaaaattggatcataaacaagaaaaacagcagtaagatagtagcaacagagatggaatgcctgcgaagaggctgcagagtaacaagaatagataggagaagtaatgacgaaataaagcaaagaacatcaataaaaacagatatattaacatacatagaacaaaaaagactaaagtggtatagacatgtaagaagaactggcgacagcagatggataaagaggataaccgaatggagccccataggaaggaggaaaagaggacgaccccgaaaatcctggaggaacgaagtagacgacgccatgagtaagagaggtctaaacgatggagaataggacaacagagagagatggaaacggttgagcgagggaaggcagtgattactgtagaatccctgaatatatatatatatatatatatatatatatatatatatatatatatatatatatatatatatgtatatatatatatatatatatatatatatatatataatgtaattaTGATAACAGTAGCTTAttcccatataaacacaatattttactTACGATATTCCACAAGAAAACAGTTCCAGAACAGTTATTTTATCTTTCAACATCGTTTTTTTTTACGTATTTACGATaactttataacttttttttgttataCATACGCCCAGAGATTTAAAAAGGAATTTCTTTAAAACAAAGACCCGATATTCAGTTGGCATTCCTATAGAAATCGAATACGTTTTCATTATCAAACGCAATCGAATTTTACTCACGTCCAACCCCGATCGGAGCTGAAGTTTCTACTTCCGGCCAAGCATATATAAAACATATTACTAACAAAAAGAGCTGATTAATAGTCTAAGAAAGTCAGACATAATGTTTAGTGTTTACCTTTTTGTAGGATTAACGATTTTAGCGGCTACTCATGCCAGTAGTCCTGCAAATCCCTCGGCTGTGGAACTTCTACAAGATGTGTATTACGACTGCCTGCAGGATTTTTCTTTTGGGTGCGTTAAACCCAAGGCCCTGCACTGGTTGAGTGAGGTTACTAGCAATCAAAATATTAGAATTACAGACAATTTGATGATTGTTAAGAAGGACGGTGCAGAAAATGTGCAGGTTTgtacataaataatttaaaatagataCCATTATAATGAGTATAATTTTTAAGGTACATTTGTAAAACAATAATCTCtgtggaaataattttaaaaaagtcatTTGAATGAACTTTTTATAGGCATAATaccattttaaaacttacaacAACAAGATTTCCTCTCACCTTCccgatatttatttaattttataactaCGTCTTCTCCATATTGCTATtctgttattatttcttaatttatattAGAAAGTGTCTCATTACATCATCTAAATATTTCGATCGTTGTATTTTCTATATATTATTGTTTTCCCCAGCCAGTGCTTCGTTCTATTTCTATTTGGTTTTTACTTTTCTTTAACCTAGTTAACCTTTAGTTTATTTATCTTTAGTAATATTTATTCCGCATATAGTTGTCATGGTTTTCTAGTATTTTTGGGTTCATTTCTTTTAAATTGTTCATTACGGCTCTTTCCATTACATATGTTATTGTGTGTCGCATTAGGATcttaaagattttaattttaattatatcatCAGTTAGCAATTGTCACTCccaactaaagaaaaaaaaaagagaaaaaaaactaAGGGAAAGTTATTATTGTTCCGAATTTATAATTTTCTGCTTTTATAGAACTGTCTTTTTTTCTTTAGTTATCTAATGCCAATTgctttgttttttctttattaattaatagATCCTTCTTAAAGTCTTCTTTGCTGCTTGAGTTTAGTTTGCTAGCAAATTTAAGTTACAAAGTTTTATATCTTccctaaaataaatataaagtgTTTGCCTTTaacttaatataataattaaaaaattaaaaatatattaattaaacttaGAATGCCATTTTAGGAGAGAGGATTTTCAAATGATATATTTGAGCAATTTGAAGATTTCCTTCAATCCCACGAGTTGGTAATGTCTGCACCAGAATTCCTTCCTAGATCCTTAGACACCAAAGAAATTAGAGTTCCTTTAGCAGAAACAggtaattattattataacaaaatataaaatgatATAAGTATACTTGTTAAATTAAAATGAGTCGGTTTCATAtgactaaaacaaaaattataaaaaaaataatttttctagaTGTATATTTCTTATACAGTGtatccgtaaagtatggaataagtt
Coding sequences:
- the LOC140442867 gene encoding uncharacterized protein, which translates into the protein MFSVYLFVGLTILAATHASSPANPSAVELLQDVYYDCLQDFSFGCVKPKALHWLSEVTSNQNIRITDNLMIVKKDGAENVQERGFSNDIFEQFEDFLQSHELVMSAPEFLPRSLDTKEIRVPLAETGRSSKIVKKVIVPFLLGLKFKTAILVPLALALIALKTWKALTLGLLSLVLTGALVIFKFTKPKVVNYEVIHVPQHVEHHVDHPPSSGWEHPGYGRQLTGNEMAYNAYLD